From the genome of Solibacillus sp. FSL H8-0538:
TCATCTTCAAAGCGGTTTTCGTAAACTTCTTTCCAGCCCGAAGCTAAAATCGTTTTGCCGCGTGCAACAAAGTTTTCATCGCCAATTTTTGCACGAAGCGTCAATTGCTCGTACTCGAAAGCAGGGAATAGCACAGCTAAGAAGCGTTTTACAACAAGGTCATAAATTTTACGCTCTTTATCGGTCATCGCTGAGAAGTTCACGTAGCCTTCTGTTGGAATGATGGCATGGTGATCACTTACTTTGCTATCGTCCACAAATGATTTCGACGTTTTAATCGGTTTTGCTAACACCTTATTTGCCAGTGTGCGGTATTCACCAACTGCACAAGCTTTCAGGCGTTCTGGTAGTGTTGGGACAATATCCTGCGAAATGAAACGAGAATCAGTACGCGGATATGTTAAAACTTTGTGCTGCTCATATAATTTTTGCATAATGTTTAATGTTTCTTTTGCCGAGTAGCCAAAGATTTTATTGGCATCACGTTGAAGCTCCGTTAAATCATAAAGACCAGGGGAGAACGTTTTCTTCGGTTTCTTTTCGATTTCTGTAACAGTCGCATTGCCATTACCTAATTTCTTCACGATGGCATCAATTTTTTCTTTTTCGAAGCTGCGGCCATTGCCTTTTGCATCTTGCCACGTTAATTTCAGTTTGTCGGCTGTTTGTGCTTCAATGCCGTAATATGTTTGCGCTTTGAAGGTTTTAATTTCGTCTTCGCGTGCGGCAATTATGGCAACTGTTGGCGTTTGAACACGGCCGCAGTTCAGCTGTGCATTATAACGTGTAGTTAGTGCACGAGTTGCGTTCAGCCCGATATACCAGTCCGCCTCCGAACGAGCGACGGCTGCATGGTAAAGGTTTTCATATGCTTTACCGGGTTTTAAGTTCGCGAAGCCATCTTTAATCGCTTTGTCTGTTACAGATGAAATCCATAGGCGTTTAATCGGTTTATTTACTTTTGCCTTTTCAATAATCCAGCGGGCAACAAGTTCACCCTCACGACCCGCATCCGTTGCGATAATAATTTCATTCACATCACCACGCGTTAATACGGATTTCACGGCATTATATTGCTTGCCTGTTTGTTTAATCACTGTTAAATTCATGCGCTCTGGTAACATCGGCAAATCTTCTAAATTCCACGTTTTATATTTTACGTCATAACTTTCAGGGTCCGCTAATGTAACGAGGTGACCTAGCGCCCAAGTGACAATATATTTATCTCCCTCAAGGAAGCCGTTTCCTTTTTTTGTACATTTCAATACATTTGCAATATCTCTTGCTACTGATGGTTTCTCAGCAATTACTATACTTTTTGCCATAAATAAAACACCCTTTCGTTAGCCATATTATAAATATAGCACATCAGGGTGGTCGTTACAGTTATTCAAATGTGGAGAAAAGCGGCCTACGTTGCTCTTCAAAACGTTAATCACTCAAACATAAGCCAAACACCCTTCATTTATTTTATAACAACTCGCCTCAATCTTCTTACAGTTCCGTTTCACATTCGCGACAGCATCAGAAAGTTCTGCTTCATTTTTAAACGTATAATGCTCGTTCGTAACAACGGCAATTGAAAGCGTCATCTCAGAGAAGACCACCTCATTACCATCGCGGTTTTTCACCATAATCGGAT
Proteins encoded in this window:
- a CDS encoding DNA topoisomerase III; the protein is MAKSIVIAEKPSVARDIANVLKCTKKGNGFLEGDKYIVTWALGHLVTLADPESYDVKYKTWNLEDLPMLPERMNLTVIKQTGKQYNAVKSVLTRGDVNEIIIATDAGREGELVARWIIEKAKVNKPIKRLWISSVTDKAIKDGFANLKPGKAYENLYHAAVARSEADWYIGLNATRALTTRYNAQLNCGRVQTPTVAIIAAREDEIKTFKAQTYYGIEAQTADKLKLTWQDAKGNGRSFEKEKIDAIVKKLGNGNATVTEIEKKPKKTFSPGLYDLTELQRDANKIFGYSAKETLNIMQKLYEQHKVLTYPRTDSRFISQDIVPTLPERLKACAVGEYRTLANKVLAKPIKTSKSFVDDSKVSDHHAIIPTEGYVNFSAMTDKERKIYDLVVKRFLAVLFPAFEYEQLTLRAKIGDENFVARGKTILASGWKEVYENRFEDDDAADDLKEQILPRIDKGDVLDVKLIAQTSGQTKPPARFTEATLLSAMENPTKYMGTGDKKLAETLKSTGGLGTVATRADIIDKLFNSFLIEKRGKDIHITSKGRQLLDLVPDELKSPATTAEWEMKLEQIANGKLKKEAFINEMKRHTKEIVAEIKGSDKKYKHDNISTKSCPDCGKPMLEVNGKKGKMLVCQDRECGHRKNVARVTNARCPQCKKKLELRGEGDGQIFVCKCGYREKLSAFEARRKKEGGGKVDKKSVQKYLKQQEKEEEPINNAFADLLKGMKFD